One genomic window of Channa argus isolate prfri chromosome 5, Channa argus male v1.0, whole genome shotgun sequence includes the following:
- the tespa1 gene encoding protein ITPRID2 isoform X1 — translation MDSPSSVVKRRAWINSSRQWPTVEDQDPEAPLCNLRSASIADDDVFSDGCFTGKIETWLQRCGTEVCLENTTQLSFASNLDDDLSLGADASVLNGSEITFEAGLAQHFSSSRHHSRLNSSTPRPGLCLPSVNLGHSMASSCLSSSTGKTTSTVSEVLQMCSEDAEETLYELGFGCDEPQVTVRIPPRFFTFPSQAQGINFRLFLDSQIRRIREEDPSLSLASRFRQVQVLTAMANAFYSLYSHVSRTPLQKLDTPEFTFSSPVERIERFRSSVRSEPRSPVERLKDTVSKMCLYTGSPRGSDSSSPQTSPRKRASLPDVVGAVLKVKTRASKNLDLGECNRSNSAVDVRLVTDGDKACSSGKEEGNQQTLLGTEILQKGNKICQIDMKSSKHIDNADTDENSVNLTDSASRTHSIRTSLASTLSGETVIETDHQFLLCQPEPNSCSTQCDPSTADQTLVAKVTFDLICPQILESVHQAPFCCQYTHSPKTNNLPHISCEAESMDTACPGSHKSHLKNTFLEPDEESHTASAKSRPLSILAPNGSHYCITVTGWEGDGGSSLTTLDFNHTSTVPPAQTCEEAFNEGASQYLNPLTHQVPGQSVSNLQQVNSFELEEVHSAGEEDFGQTETPRTTSPLSTKHQYKDKVVRGDSIQSDSSGYADEEVSPSSHRNGR, via the exons CTGTGGAGGACCAGGACCCTGAAGCGCCACTGTGCAACCTCCGATCTGCCTCTATAGCCGACGATGATGTCTTTTCTGACG GATGTTTTACAGGAAAGATTGAGACCTGGCTCCAGCGCTGTGG GACGGAGGTCTGTTTAGAGAACACCACTCAGCTGAGTTTTG CCAGCAACCTAGATGATGACCTGAGTCTTGGTGCTGACG CGTCTGTGTTAAATGGTtcagaaattacatttgaagCCGG CCTTGCACAACATTTTTCTTCCAGTCGACATCACAGCAGACTCAACAGCAG TACCCCTCGTCCAGGACTATGTTTGCCATCAGTAAACTTAGGTCACAGCATGGCCTCCAGctgcctctcctcctccaccggCAAAACTACATCAAC TGTATCCGAGGTTCTACAGATGTGTTCGGAAGATGCAGAGGAGACACTATACGAGCTGGGTTTTGGCTGCGATGAGCCACAGGTCACGGTTCGCATCCCTCCTCGCTTCTTCACGTTCCCCTCTCAGGCTCAGGGCATTAACTTCCGCCTCTTCCTGGACTCACAAATACGGCGAATTCGAGAGGAAGACCCCAGTCTCTCTCTTGCTA GTCGTTTCAGACAAGTCCAAGTGCTCACAGCTATGGCCAATGCATTCTACTCCCTCTACTCCCATGTGTCCCGCACTCCTCTTCAGAAACTGGACACACCAGAGTTTACCTTCTCTTCTCCTGTGGAGAGGATTGAACGTTTCAGGAGCAGCGTTCGCAGTGAGCCCCGTTCTCCAGTGGAAAGACTCAAGGACACGGTCTCTAAGATGTGCCTCTACACAGGCTCTCCTCGTGGTTCTGACTCCAGCTCTCCACAAACATCCCCAAGGAAAAGGGCAAGCCTCCCTGATGTTGTGGGTGCAGTTCTGAAAGTCAAGACAAGGGCTTCCAAAAACCTGGATCTTGGGGAATGTAACAGGAGTAACTCAGCTGTTGATGTTAGGCTGGTCACTGATGGTGATAAAGCCTGTAGCAGTGGGAAAGAAGAGGGAAACCAGCAGACTCTGTTGGGCACAGAGATTCTGCAGAAGGGAAATAAAATCTGTCAGATAGATATGAAGAGCAGTAAACACATAGATAATGCAGACACTGATGAAAACAGTGTCAACTTAACAGACTCTGCCAGCAGGACTCACAGTATAAGAACATCTTTAGCGTCAACATTATCAGGAGAAACCGTGATAGAAACAGATCATCAGTTTCTTTTATGTCAGCCAGAGCCAAACTCATGCTCGACTCAATGTGACCCAAGCACAGCGGATCAGACACTTGTTGCCAAGGTTACGTTTGACCTAATCTGCCCACAAATACTCGAAAGTGTACACCAGGCACCATTCTGCtgtcagtacacacacagtccaaaaacaaacaatttgcCCCATATCTCCTGTGAGGCTGAAAGCATGGATACAGCATGTCCTGGATCACACAAATCTCacttaaaaaacactttcctTGAGCCTGATGAGGAGTCACACACTGCTAGTGCGAAATCTCGCCCACTTTCCATCCTGGCCCCCAATGGCAGCCATTACTGCATCACTGTGACAGGATGGGAGGGGGACGGTGGGTCTTCGTTGACAACACTAGATTTCAATCATACTTCAACTGTCCCACCTGCCCAAACATGTGAGGAGGCATTTAATGAGGGGGCAAGCCAGTACCTGAATCCCCTGACACATCAGGTCCCAGGGCAATCAGTTAGTAACCTTCAACAGGTTAACTCTTTTGAGCTGGAGGAG GTGCATAGTGCAGGAGAGGAAGATTTCGGACAGACAGAAACTCCAAGAACAACTTCACCATTGTCCACAAAACATCAATACAAAG ATAAAGTTGTCAGGGGAGACAGCATACAGTCAGACAGCAGCGGCTACGCAGATGAAGAAGTCAGTCCCTCATCACACAGAAATGGGAGATGA
- the tespa1 gene encoding protein ITPRID2 isoform X2 — translation MTEVCLENTTQLSFASNLDDDLSLGADASVLNGSEITFEAGLAQHFSSSRHHSRLNSSTPRPGLCLPSVNLGHSMASSCLSSSTGKTTSTVSEVLQMCSEDAEETLYELGFGCDEPQVTVRIPPRFFTFPSQAQGINFRLFLDSQIRRIREEDPSLSLASRFRQVQVLTAMANAFYSLYSHVSRTPLQKLDTPEFTFSSPVERIERFRSSVRSEPRSPVERLKDTVSKMCLYTGSPRGSDSSSPQTSPRKRASLPDVVGAVLKVKTRASKNLDLGECNRSNSAVDVRLVTDGDKACSSGKEEGNQQTLLGTEILQKGNKICQIDMKSSKHIDNADTDENSVNLTDSASRTHSIRTSLASTLSGETVIETDHQFLLCQPEPNSCSTQCDPSTADQTLVAKVTFDLICPQILESVHQAPFCCQYTHSPKTNNLPHISCEAESMDTACPGSHKSHLKNTFLEPDEESHTASAKSRPLSILAPNGSHYCITVTGWEGDGGSSLTTLDFNHTSTVPPAQTCEEAFNEGASQYLNPLTHQVPGQSVSNLQQVNSFELEEVHSAGEEDFGQTETPRTTSPLSTKHQYKDKVVRGDSIQSDSSGYADEEVSPSSHRNGR, via the exons AT GACGGAGGTCTGTTTAGAGAACACCACTCAGCTGAGTTTTG CCAGCAACCTAGATGATGACCTGAGTCTTGGTGCTGACG CGTCTGTGTTAAATGGTtcagaaattacatttgaagCCGG CCTTGCACAACATTTTTCTTCCAGTCGACATCACAGCAGACTCAACAGCAG TACCCCTCGTCCAGGACTATGTTTGCCATCAGTAAACTTAGGTCACAGCATGGCCTCCAGctgcctctcctcctccaccggCAAAACTACATCAAC TGTATCCGAGGTTCTACAGATGTGTTCGGAAGATGCAGAGGAGACACTATACGAGCTGGGTTTTGGCTGCGATGAGCCACAGGTCACGGTTCGCATCCCTCCTCGCTTCTTCACGTTCCCCTCTCAGGCTCAGGGCATTAACTTCCGCCTCTTCCTGGACTCACAAATACGGCGAATTCGAGAGGAAGACCCCAGTCTCTCTCTTGCTA GTCGTTTCAGACAAGTCCAAGTGCTCACAGCTATGGCCAATGCATTCTACTCCCTCTACTCCCATGTGTCCCGCACTCCTCTTCAGAAACTGGACACACCAGAGTTTACCTTCTCTTCTCCTGTGGAGAGGATTGAACGTTTCAGGAGCAGCGTTCGCAGTGAGCCCCGTTCTCCAGTGGAAAGACTCAAGGACACGGTCTCTAAGATGTGCCTCTACACAGGCTCTCCTCGTGGTTCTGACTCCAGCTCTCCACAAACATCCCCAAGGAAAAGGGCAAGCCTCCCTGATGTTGTGGGTGCAGTTCTGAAAGTCAAGACAAGGGCTTCCAAAAACCTGGATCTTGGGGAATGTAACAGGAGTAACTCAGCTGTTGATGTTAGGCTGGTCACTGATGGTGATAAAGCCTGTAGCAGTGGGAAAGAAGAGGGAAACCAGCAGACTCTGTTGGGCACAGAGATTCTGCAGAAGGGAAATAAAATCTGTCAGATAGATATGAAGAGCAGTAAACACATAGATAATGCAGACACTGATGAAAACAGTGTCAACTTAACAGACTCTGCCAGCAGGACTCACAGTATAAGAACATCTTTAGCGTCAACATTATCAGGAGAAACCGTGATAGAAACAGATCATCAGTTTCTTTTATGTCAGCCAGAGCCAAACTCATGCTCGACTCAATGTGACCCAAGCACAGCGGATCAGACACTTGTTGCCAAGGTTACGTTTGACCTAATCTGCCCACAAATACTCGAAAGTGTACACCAGGCACCATTCTGCtgtcagtacacacacagtccaaaaacaaacaatttgcCCCATATCTCCTGTGAGGCTGAAAGCATGGATACAGCATGTCCTGGATCACACAAATCTCacttaaaaaacactttcctTGAGCCTGATGAGGAGTCACACACTGCTAGTGCGAAATCTCGCCCACTTTCCATCCTGGCCCCCAATGGCAGCCATTACTGCATCACTGTGACAGGATGGGAGGGGGACGGTGGGTCTTCGTTGACAACACTAGATTTCAATCATACTTCAACTGTCCCACCTGCCCAAACATGTGAGGAGGCATTTAATGAGGGGGCAAGCCAGTACCTGAATCCCCTGACACATCAGGTCCCAGGGCAATCAGTTAGTAACCTTCAACAGGTTAACTCTTTTGAGCTGGAGGAG GTGCATAGTGCAGGAGAGGAAGATTTCGGACAGACAGAAACTCCAAGAACAACTTCACCATTGTCCACAAAACATCAATACAAAG ATAAAGTTGTCAGGGGAGACAGCATACAGTCAGACAGCAGCGGCTACGCAGATGAAGAAGTCAGTCCCTCATCACACAGAAATGGGAGATGA
- the tarbp2 gene encoding RISC-loading complex subunit tarbp2 isoform X1: MNDETAPDCWKRSSGCSSIEQMLAVNPGKTPISLLQEYGTRIGKTPVYDLLKAEGQAHQPNFTFRVSVGEISCTGQGPSKKAAKHKAAEAALKMLKGGFGGSTGVGVGVEGFIGVDVSPDRDSSQPEMKTIGSSQQSECNPVGALQELVVQKGWRLPEYTVTQESGPAHRKEFTMTCRVERFVEIGSGTSKKLAKRNAAAKMLARIHDVPVDLRTSNDADAEDDTFTMHMGSRAESGKSKGFSCTWDSLRNSAGEKILQLRSHPLGMPSDSNFCSLLTDLSVEQHFDISYLDLEERSLSGLCQCLVELSTQPITVCHGFAPSIDAARANAAHNALQYLKIMAGGK; encoded by the exons ATGAACGACGAGACAGCACCGGATTGCTGGAAGAGAAGCTCCGGGTGCTCCAG TATTGAGCAAATGCTGGCTGTGAATCCCGGAAAGACGCCCATCAGTCTGCTGCAGGAGTATGGAACGCGGATAGGCAAGACCCCAGTGTATGACCTGCTGAAGGCCGAGGGACAGGCCCACCAGCCCAACTTCACGTTCCGTGTCTCCGTTGGAGAAATCAGCTGCACCGGCCAAGGGCCCAGCAAGAAGGCAGCGAAGCACAAAGCAGCCGAGGCTGCTCTGAAGATGCTCAAGGGAGGCTTTGGAGGTTCCACTGGAGTTGGTGTTGGAGTAGAGGGATTTATTGGTGTTGATGTGTCTCCTGATAGAGACag CTCCCAGCCAGAGATGAAGACCATAGGCAGCTCTCAGCAGTCCGAATGTAACCCTGTGGGGGCTCTGCAG GAATTGGTGGTGCAGAAAGGATGGCGTTTGCCAGAGTACACAGTCACGCAGGAATCTGGTCCAGCACATCGAAAAGAGTTCACTATGACCTGCAGAGTTGAGAGATTTGTTGAAATCG GAAGTGGTACATCCAAAAAGCTAGCTAAGAGAAATGCAGCAGCAAAGATGTTAGCACGTATACACGATGTCCCAGTAGACCTAAGGACCAGCAATGATGCTGACGCAGAAGATGACACGTTCACCATG CACATGGGGAGCAGAGCCGAGTCGGGCAAAAGTAAAGGATTCAGCTGCACGTGGGACTCTCTGCGTAACTCTGCTGGAGAGAAGATCCTTCAGCTCCGCAGCCACCCTCTGGGTATGCCTTCTGACTCCAACTTCTGCTCTTTGCTGACTGACCTGTCTGTTGAGCAGCACTTTGACATCAGTTACCTGGATTTAG AGGAGCGCAGTCTAAGCGGCCTGTGCCAGTGTCTAGTGGAGCTATCCACACAGCCAATCACAGTGTGCCATGGCTTTGCTCCGAGCATAGATGCTGCTCGAGCCAACGCAGCCCACAATGCACTGCAGTATCTCAAAATCATGGCTGGAGGGAAGTAA
- the tarbp2 gene encoding RISC-loading complex subunit tarbp2 isoform X2, which translates to MLAVNPGKTPISLLQEYGTRIGKTPVYDLLKAEGQAHQPNFTFRVSVGEISCTGQGPSKKAAKHKAAEAALKMLKGGFGGSTGVGVGVEGFIGVDVSPDRDSSQPEMKTIGSSQQSECNPVGALQELVVQKGWRLPEYTVTQESGPAHRKEFTMTCRVERFVEIGSGTSKKLAKRNAAAKMLARIHDVPVDLRTSNDADAEDDTFTMHMGSRAESGKSKGFSCTWDSLRNSAGEKILQLRSHPLGMPSDSNFCSLLTDLSVEQHFDISYLDLEERSLSGLCQCLVELSTQPITVCHGFAPSIDAARANAAHNALQYLKIMAGGK; encoded by the exons ATGCTGGCTGTGAATCCCGGAAAGACGCCCATCAGTCTGCTGCAGGAGTATGGAACGCGGATAGGCAAGACCCCAGTGTATGACCTGCTGAAGGCCGAGGGACAGGCCCACCAGCCCAACTTCACGTTCCGTGTCTCCGTTGGAGAAATCAGCTGCACCGGCCAAGGGCCCAGCAAGAAGGCAGCGAAGCACAAAGCAGCCGAGGCTGCTCTGAAGATGCTCAAGGGAGGCTTTGGAGGTTCCACTGGAGTTGGTGTTGGAGTAGAGGGATTTATTGGTGTTGATGTGTCTCCTGATAGAGACag CTCCCAGCCAGAGATGAAGACCATAGGCAGCTCTCAGCAGTCCGAATGTAACCCTGTGGGGGCTCTGCAG GAATTGGTGGTGCAGAAAGGATGGCGTTTGCCAGAGTACACAGTCACGCAGGAATCTGGTCCAGCACATCGAAAAGAGTTCACTATGACCTGCAGAGTTGAGAGATTTGTTGAAATCG GAAGTGGTACATCCAAAAAGCTAGCTAAGAGAAATGCAGCAGCAAAGATGTTAGCACGTATACACGATGTCCCAGTAGACCTAAGGACCAGCAATGATGCTGACGCAGAAGATGACACGTTCACCATG CACATGGGGAGCAGAGCCGAGTCGGGCAAAAGTAAAGGATTCAGCTGCACGTGGGACTCTCTGCGTAACTCTGCTGGAGAGAAGATCCTTCAGCTCCGCAGCCACCCTCTGGGTATGCCTTCTGACTCCAACTTCTGCTCTTTGCTGACTGACCTGTCTGTTGAGCAGCACTTTGACATCAGTTACCTGGATTTAG AGGAGCGCAGTCTAAGCGGCCTGTGCCAGTGTCTAGTGGAGCTATCCACACAGCCAATCACAGTGTGCCATGGCTTTGCTCCGAGCATAGATGCTGCTCGAGCCAACGCAGCCCACAATGCACTGCAGTATCTCAAAATCATGGCTGGAGGGAAGTAA
- the sp7 gene encoding transcription factor Sp7 isoform X1 produces the protein MAASILEVGNVIEDARYGSSPLAMLTATCNKFGSTSPVRDSATPGKTGSTTPVKKPYTMTSDLQTTKNGRTADSSGLADSYTGSFTTAGGGGGGMLTPTGSPPPSAGGYTTEYNPFSHSFQTSVSQDPSLLVSKSHATADCLTSVYTSLDMTHPYGSWYKTGIHPGITAAQANATSSWWDVHPNSNWLSATQPQADGGLQASLQPVAPQASLSPQLPSYSTDFTPLNPAPYPSVGLGSSSHLLQSSQHMLPQDMYKPKPVPSAGLIENPMSLKPARGSGGYSGGGTPTRSSCDCPNCQELERLGASAASLRKKPVHSCHIPGCGKVYGKASHLKAHLRWHTGERPFVCNWLFCGKRFTRSDELERHVRTHTREKKFTCVLCNKRFTRSDHLSKHQKTHADSAMQGKAVAVEGDTDPRSEEAAELNTSAVPSNPVADQIPNGDEKTGTANGVETSSGLLEI, from the exons ATGGCCGCATCTATTCTGGAGGTAGGGAATGTAATT GAAGACGCACGCTATGGCTCCAGTCCTCTGGCTATGTTAACTGCTACCTGTAACAAGTTCGGCAGCACCAGCCCCGTAAGGGATTCGGCTACACCCGGTAAGACCGGCAGCACCACTCCAGTAAAGAAACCCTACaccatgacctctgaccttcagACAACTAAGAACGGGCGGACCGCAGACAGCAGTGGCCTGGCAGACTCCTACACTGGCTCCTTCAccacagcaggaggaggaggtggtgggatGCTAACCCCCACTGGGAGCCCCCCTCCTTCAGCTGGAGGGTACACTACAGAATATAACCCTTTCTCCCACTCCTTCCAGACCTCTGTCTCCCAGGACCCATCTCTTTTAGTGTCCAAGTCCCATGCTACAGCTGACTGTCTCACCAGTGTCTATACCTCACTGGATATGACACACCCATATGGTTCCTGGTATAAAACTGGTATCCATCCTGGCATTACTGCTGCCCAGGCTAATGCCACATCCTCCTGGTGGGACGTCCACCCCAATTCCAACTGGCTGTCAGCAACGCAGCCCCAGGCGGACGGAGGTCTCCAGGCCTCCCTGCAGCCTGTAGCACCACAGGCCTCCCTGAGCCCACAGCTGCCCAGTTACAGCACCGACTTTACACCCCTTAACCCAGCTCCTTACCCATCTGTTGGACTGGGCTCCTCATCAcacctcctccagtcctccCAGCACATGCTGCCCCAGGACATGTACAAGCCCAAACCTGTGCCAAGTGCAGGGCTAATTGAGAATCCCATGAGCCTAAAGCCTGCTAGGGGTTCAGGGGGCTACAGTGGAGGAGGCACACCCACTAGGTCCTCATGTGACTGCCCCAACTGCCAGGAACTGGAGAGGCTGGGAGCCTCTGCAGCATCCCTGAGGAAGAAGCCAGTCCACAGCTGCCACATTCCAGGCTGTGGGAAGGTTTATGGCAAGGCCTCCCACCTCAAAGCCCACCTGCGCTGGCACACTGGCGAGCGGCCATTTGTTTGCAACTGGCTGTTCTGTGGAAAGCGTTTCACCCGCTCTGATGAATTGGAGAGGCATGTGCGCACCCACACGCGTGAAAAGAAGTTTACCTGTGTACTGTGCAACAAGCGTTTCACACGAAGCGACCACCTTTCAAAGCACCAGAAGACCCATGCGGATTCTGCAATGCAGGGGAAAGCTGTTGCTGTGGAGGGAGACACAGATCCTCGGAGTGAAGAGGCCGCAGAGCTCAACACCAGCGCTGTACCTTCCAATCCTGTCGCTGACCAGATCCCAAACGGAGATGAGAAGACCGGCACAGCCAATGGAGTGGAGACCAGCAGTGGACTGTTGGAGATTTGA
- the sp7 gene encoding transcription factor Sp7 isoform X2 codes for MAASILEEDARYGSSPLAMLTATCNKFGSTSPVRDSATPGKTGSTTPVKKPYTMTSDLQTTKNGRTADSSGLADSYTGSFTTAGGGGGGMLTPTGSPPPSAGGYTTEYNPFSHSFQTSVSQDPSLLVSKSHATADCLTSVYTSLDMTHPYGSWYKTGIHPGITAAQANATSSWWDVHPNSNWLSATQPQADGGLQASLQPVAPQASLSPQLPSYSTDFTPLNPAPYPSVGLGSSSHLLQSSQHMLPQDMYKPKPVPSAGLIENPMSLKPARGSGGYSGGGTPTRSSCDCPNCQELERLGASAASLRKKPVHSCHIPGCGKVYGKASHLKAHLRWHTGERPFVCNWLFCGKRFTRSDELERHVRTHTREKKFTCVLCNKRFTRSDHLSKHQKTHADSAMQGKAVAVEGDTDPRSEEAAELNTSAVPSNPVADQIPNGDEKTGTANGVETSSGLLEI; via the exons ATGGCCGCATCTATTCTGGAG GAAGACGCACGCTATGGCTCCAGTCCTCTGGCTATGTTAACTGCTACCTGTAACAAGTTCGGCAGCACCAGCCCCGTAAGGGATTCGGCTACACCCGGTAAGACCGGCAGCACCACTCCAGTAAAGAAACCCTACaccatgacctctgaccttcagACAACTAAGAACGGGCGGACCGCAGACAGCAGTGGCCTGGCAGACTCCTACACTGGCTCCTTCAccacagcaggaggaggaggtggtgggatGCTAACCCCCACTGGGAGCCCCCCTCCTTCAGCTGGAGGGTACACTACAGAATATAACCCTTTCTCCCACTCCTTCCAGACCTCTGTCTCCCAGGACCCATCTCTTTTAGTGTCCAAGTCCCATGCTACAGCTGACTGTCTCACCAGTGTCTATACCTCACTGGATATGACACACCCATATGGTTCCTGGTATAAAACTGGTATCCATCCTGGCATTACTGCTGCCCAGGCTAATGCCACATCCTCCTGGTGGGACGTCCACCCCAATTCCAACTGGCTGTCAGCAACGCAGCCCCAGGCGGACGGAGGTCTCCAGGCCTCCCTGCAGCCTGTAGCACCACAGGCCTCCCTGAGCCCACAGCTGCCCAGTTACAGCACCGACTTTACACCCCTTAACCCAGCTCCTTACCCATCTGTTGGACTGGGCTCCTCATCAcacctcctccagtcctccCAGCACATGCTGCCCCAGGACATGTACAAGCCCAAACCTGTGCCAAGTGCAGGGCTAATTGAGAATCCCATGAGCCTAAAGCCTGCTAGGGGTTCAGGGGGCTACAGTGGAGGAGGCACACCCACTAGGTCCTCATGTGACTGCCCCAACTGCCAGGAACTGGAGAGGCTGGGAGCCTCTGCAGCATCCCTGAGGAAGAAGCCAGTCCACAGCTGCCACATTCCAGGCTGTGGGAAGGTTTATGGCAAGGCCTCCCACCTCAAAGCCCACCTGCGCTGGCACACTGGCGAGCGGCCATTTGTTTGCAACTGGCTGTTCTGTGGAAAGCGTTTCACCCGCTCTGATGAATTGGAGAGGCATGTGCGCACCCACACGCGTGAAAAGAAGTTTACCTGTGTACTGTGCAACAAGCGTTTCACACGAAGCGACCACCTTTCAAAGCACCAGAAGACCCATGCGGATTCTGCAATGCAGGGGAAAGCTGTTGCTGTGGAGGGAGACACAGATCCTCGGAGTGAAGAGGCCGCAGAGCTCAACACCAGCGCTGTACCTTCCAATCCTGTCGCTGACCAGATCCCAAACGGAGATGAGAAGACCGGCACAGCCAATGGAGTGGAGACCAGCAGTGGACTGTTGGAGATTTGA